A single region of the bacterium genome encodes:
- a CDS encoding sugar transferase: MTRYLLRAGLVLVDLACLLLAFWLGWWTRFMLLPPLLPGLVSVQQPWSLYLDVLAPASILLVIFAARARLYRFGDLGLRRQVYGSLQVVAWLFPVVLAYLVIFRLDFEFSRLGTLFAMGWLLLLLPVARVAAWQLIQRGGLLRAPMLFIGSPTRVEAFLDAVGRDRFRRGNDELARLAPGELFDEQGEDFRPECNEQVDHLVSDKGLQKVVVFMEGMPRRRLTTVLRKFEIRVRTIELVPDAATMALMGARIVRLDDQPLLSLEQSLWRPAKRLLKRLVDLTAGLLGLPLVLLTVVAATPFLRGRPLMRIRRYDLTRRPLTLLQLRVDYERGGWLFQSGLYKVPELLGVLVGSQSLVGPAPLIEREFETYPGDLAAFARIRPGLTGLWQVSDYGYFEPGQRLAMDMYYAMNWSPQMDLRIMLESVLKGLRSLRQPRVGKLRT, from the coding sequence ATGACCCGCTACCTGCTGCGCGCCGGGCTTGTCCTGGTGGACCTTGCCTGCCTGCTGCTGGCCTTCTGGCTGGGCTGGTGGACCCGCTTCATGCTGCTGCCGCCGCTGCTGCCCGGGCTGGTCAGCGTCCAGCAGCCCTGGAGCCTCTACTTGGACGTGCTGGCGCCGGCCTCCATCCTGCTGGTGATCTTCGCCGCCCGGGCCCGCCTCTACCGCTTCGGCGACCTGGGGTTGCGCCGCCAGGTCTACGGCTCCCTGCAGGTCGTGGCCTGGCTTTTCCCCGTCGTCCTCGCCTATCTCGTCATCTTCCGCCTGGATTTCGAGTTCAGTCGCCTGGGAACCCTATTCGCCATGGGCTGGCTCCTCCTCCTTCTGCCTGTGGCTCGTGTGGCGGCCTGGCAGCTCATCCAGCGCGGCGGACTGCTGCGGGCGCCCATGCTTTTCATCGGCAGCCCGACCCGCGTGGAGGCCTTTCTGGACGCCGTGGGCCGCGACCGCTTCCGTCGCGGCAACGATGAACTGGCCCGCCTGGCGCCGGGTGAGCTGTTTGATGAGCAGGGCGAGGACTTCCGGCCGGAATGCAATGAGCAGGTCGACCACCTGGTGTCGGACAAGGGCCTGCAGAAGGTGGTCGTCTTCATGGAGGGCATGCCGCGACGCCGCCTTACCACCGTGCTGCGCAAGTTCGAGATCCGGGTGCGCACGATCGAGCTGGTGCCCGACGCCGCCACCATGGCCCTGATGGGGGCCCGCATCGTGCGCCTCGACGACCAGCCGCTGTTGTCCCTGGAGCAAAGCCTGTGGCGACCCGCCAAGCGCTTGCTCAAGCGCCTGGTCGACCTGACAGCCGGCCTCCTCGGATTGCCGCTCGTGCTGTTGACCGTGGTGGCGGCCACGCCCTTCCTGCGGGGCCGACCCCTCATGCGCATCCGTCGCTACGACCTCACGCGGCGCCCTCTCACCCTGCTCCAGCTGCGTGTGGACTACGAGCGGGGCGGCTGGCTCTTCCAGTCCGGACTCTACAAAGTGCCGGAGCTGCTGGGCGTGCTGGTCGGATCGCAAAGCCTGGTGGGTCCCGCGCCGCTCATCGAGCGCGAGTTCGAGACCTATCCCGGGGATCTGGCGGCCTTCGCCCGCATCCGCCCCGGCCTCACCGGCCTCTGGCAAGTGAGCGACTATGGCTACTTCGAGCCGGGCCAACGCCTGGCCATGGACATGTATTACGCCATGAACTGGTCGCCGCAAATGGATCTGCGCATCATGCTGGAGTCCGTGCTCAAGGGTCTGCGCAGTCTGCGACAGCCCCGGGTGGGAAAGCTGCGCACATGA
- a CDS encoding glycosyltransferase family 2 protein has protein sequence MSARLVENRPALPAVATPDLSIIVVHFNTEALTRACLESILRERNGLAVEVFLVDNGSSDGSGGRLAAACPWLHFLRLDRGIGFGEANNIAARQARGRLLLFLNSDTEVQNDALRQVAAFLDAEPQAALAGCRLLKSDGSLDSACRRSFPTPSVSLWKLLGFNRLFPRSRRFAAYDLRYMPEEERYQVDSLVGAFLMARREALPPGPFDEDFFFYGEDIDLCYRVKQRGGEVWYLGDVAMLHRKGGTTNKRAPWVIFHFHDSMRIFYNKHYRRHYSWATTALVHLGIYLRMAVLLVFNLFKRTRPA, from the coding sequence GTGAGCGCGCGCCTGGTGGAGAACCGCCCCGCCCTGCCGGCTGTCGCGACGCCCGATCTTTCGATCATCGTCGTCCACTTCAACACGGAGGCGCTCACCCGGGCCTGCCTGGAGTCCATCCTGCGCGAGCGGAATGGCCTTGCGGTGGAGGTGTTCCTGGTGGACAACGGCTCCAGCGACGGCTCCGGAGGGCGGCTGGCCGCGGCTTGCCCCTGGCTCCATTTCCTGCGGCTGGATCGCGGCATCGGCTTCGGCGAGGCCAACAACATCGCTGCCCGCCAGGCCAGAGGACGCCTCCTCCTCTTCCTCAACTCGGACACGGAAGTGCAGAACGACGCCCTGCGCCAGGTGGCGGCCTTCCTGGACGCGGAGCCGCAGGCCGCCCTGGCCGGCTGCCGCCTGCTCAAGAGCGACGGCAGCTTGGACAGCGCTTGCCGCCGATCCTTCCCCACGCCCTCCGTGTCGCTGTGGAAACTGCTGGGCTTCAACCGCCTCTTCCCGCGCAGTCGGCGCTTCGCCGCCTACGACCTGCGCTACATGCCGGAGGAGGAACGCTACCAGGTGGACAGTCTGGTGGGCGCCTTCCTCATGGCGAGGCGCGAGGCGCTGCCCCCCGGTCCCTTCGACGAGGACTTCTTCTTCTACGGGGAGGACATCGACCTCTGTTACCGCGTCAAGCAGCGGGGCGGCGAGGTCTGGTACCTGGGCGACGTGGCCATGCTGCACCGCAAGGGCGGCACCACCAACAAGCGCGCCCCCTGGGTCATCTTCCACTTCCACGACTCCATGCGCATCTTCTACAACAAGCACTACCGCCGCCACTACTCCTGGGCCACCACCGCCCTCGTCCACCTCGGCATCTACCTGCGCATGGCCGTCCTGCTTGTCTTCAACCTCTTCAAGCGCACGCGCCCCGCCTGA
- the rlmN gene encoding 23S rRNA (adenine(2503)-C(2))-methyltransferase RlmN — MLSLASQTPPPPVQARPSLAGDSLESLRERLAAEGLAPWRADQIFNWIHARRTFDFQDMTNLARDLRRDLAERYAVLEIEPARRVRSAVSNCEKFLFRLADGARIEAVWMGFERRSTLCVSTQVGCALDCAFCATATMGFRRHLSAAEIVQQVLWVNAQEGLQLSNVVFMGMGEPLHNYDNVARALRLLHDNRGLGLSRRRMTVSTAGLVPQIRRMAEEDLPCKLAVSLNAVTDEKRSRLMPINRKYPLDDLFAACKDWTERTGQRVTFEYILMEGVNDTREDVRGLRARLSRLPCKLNLIYYNPTERGFQSSGAEIYQRFFADLQTAPFAVTLRQNMGTDIDAACGQLLVKEERREAAP, encoded by the coding sequence GTGCTGTCGCTCGCCAGCCAGACTCCGCCCCCCCCTGTCCAAGCCCGCCCCAGCCTGGCCGGCGACAGCCTGGAAAGCCTGCGGGAGCGCCTTGCGGCGGAGGGACTGGCGCCCTGGCGCGCCGACCAGATTTTCAACTGGATCCATGCCCGCCGCACCTTCGACTTCCAGGACATGACCAACCTGGCCCGCGACCTGCGCCGCGACCTGGCGGAGCGCTACGCCGTCCTCGAGATCGAGCCGGCGCGGCGCGTGCGAAGCGCCGTGTCCAACTGCGAGAAGTTCCTCTTCCGCCTGGCCGACGGCGCCCGCATCGAGGCCGTCTGGATGGGCTTTGAGCGCCGCAGCACGCTCTGCGTCTCCACCCAGGTGGGTTGCGCCCTGGATTGCGCCTTCTGCGCCACGGCGACCATGGGCTTCCGCCGCCATCTGAGCGCGGCCGAGATCGTCCAGCAGGTCCTCTGGGTGAATGCCCAGGAAGGCCTCCAGCTGAGCAACGTCGTGTTCATGGGCATGGGCGAGCCCCTGCACAACTACGACAACGTGGCCCGGGCCCTCCGCCTGCTGCACGACAACCGCGGGCTGGGGCTCAGCCGTCGCCGCATGACGGTCTCCACCGCCGGGCTTGTGCCGCAGATCCGGCGGATGGCCGAAGAAGACCTGCCCTGCAAGCTGGCTGTCTCCCTCAACGCCGTCACCGACGAGAAGCGTTCGCGCCTGATGCCCATCAACCGCAAGTATCCCCTGGACGATCTTTTCGCCGCCTGCAAGGACTGGACCGAGCGGACCGGCCAGCGCGTCACATTCGAGTACATCCTGATGGAGGGCGTCAACGATACCCGGGAGGACGTCCGCGGCCTGCGCGCCCGCCTCTCCCGCCTCCCCTGCAAACTCAACCTGATCTATTACAACCCGACGGAGCGCGGCTTCCAATCCAGCGGGGCGGAGATCTACCAGCGCTTCTTCGCCGACCTGCAGACCGCGCCCTTCGCTGTCACCCTGCGGCAGAACATGGGCACCGACATCGACGCCGCCTGCGGCCAGTTGCTCGTCAAGGAAGAGCGCCGCGAGGCCGCCCCGTGA
- a CDS encoding response regulator: protein MTPHILLVEDEEAVRDISTQMLTLLGYQVTAVVDGPAALAVFKQDPARFDLLMLDLNLPGMTGRQLLLELRRIRPDAPAIFCSGDPDPDPPAGDPPHLFKPYRMVDLKSCIDSQLSPSS, encoded by the coding sequence GTGACGCCGCATATCCTGCTCGTCGAGGACGAGGAAGCTGTCCGCGACATCAGCACGCAAATGCTGACCCTGTTGGGTTACCAGGTCACGGCCGTGGTCGATGGTCCCGCGGCGCTGGCCGTCTTCAAGCAGGATCCCGCCCGCTTCGACCTGCTGATGCTGGACCTCAACCTGCCCGGCATGACGGGACGCCAACTGCTGTTGGAGCTGCGGCGCATCCGGCCCGACGCCCCGGCCATCTTCTGCAGCGGGGACCCCGATCCGGATCCCCCCGCCGGGGATCCACCACACCTGTTCAAACCCTATCGAATGGTGGATTTGAAGTCCTGCATCGACTCCCAGCTGTCGCCGTCCAGCTAG
- a CDS encoding DinB family protein → MAKAFWLGLERSDMFIDTFTSRLSGDDWTALPPDLPNCALWTLGHLAYHRGLFLYLLNGQRTWDERWPALFGLGCPPAECDQLPGADECRAVLAERRQDLTAWLEKATTAMLKSPPVESSRFFATKAEVLVHLSHHEAHHTGCLSMASRLLGRDRVI, encoded by the coding sequence ATGGCCAAGGCGTTCTGGTTGGGCCTGGAGCGTAGCGACATGTTCATCGATACCTTCACCAGCCGCCTTTCCGGCGACGACTGGACGGCCCTGCCGCCGGACCTGCCCAATTGCGCCCTGTGGACCCTGGGCCATCTGGCCTACCATCGCGGCCTTTTTCTCTATCTGCTCAACGGGCAGCGGACCTGGGACGAGCGCTGGCCCGCCCTCTTCGGTCTGGGCTGCCCTCCCGCGGAATGCGATCAGCTGCCCGGCGCGGATGAATGCCGCGCCGTCCTGGCGGAGCGCCGCCAGGATCTGACCGCCTGGCTGGAAAAGGCGACGACGGCCATGCTGAAGTCCCCCCCGGTGGAGTCCAGCCGCTTCTTCGCCACCAAGGCGGAAGTGTTGGTGCACCTGTCCCACCACGAGGCGCACCATACTGGATGCCTGTCAATGGCCAGCCGTCTCCTGGGCCGGGACAGGGTGATCTGA
- a CDS encoding M48 family metallopeptidase: MYNRTFPAALAILLLIAACSTVPLTGRRQLALVPASQMQAVSYQQYDEFIKTNPRIANTTQSAMVARVGGRIQAAVEEYMTRKGLTDQLAGYDWEFNLVEGDEVNAWCMPGGKVVVYSGLLPVAQDEAGLAVVMGHEIAHAIARHGDERMSQGMLQQFGGLALSTYLEQKPAETQQLWMTAYGLGSTLGVMLPYSRTHESEADRMGLIFMAMAGYNPEAAVGFWQRMSAGKGGEPPEFLSTHPSDAARIAKLRKLMPEARRNYRPRP, encoded by the coding sequence ATGTACAACCGCACCTTCCCCGCTGCGTTGGCGATCCTGCTGCTGATCGCCGCCTGCAGCACGGTCCCGCTGACGGGCCGCCGTCAATTGGCCCTGGTGCCGGCATCCCAGATGCAGGCCGTGAGCTACCAGCAGTACGACGAGTTCATCAAAACGAATCCGCGCATCGCCAACACGACCCAGAGTGCCATGGTGGCGCGGGTGGGGGGTCGCATCCAGGCCGCCGTGGAAGAGTACATGACCCGCAAAGGCCTGACCGACCAGCTGGCCGGTTATGACTGGGAGTTCAACCTGGTGGAAGGCGACGAGGTGAACGCCTGGTGCATGCCGGGGGGCAAGGTGGTCGTCTACTCGGGTCTGCTGCCGGTGGCGCAGGACGAGGCGGGCCTGGCCGTGGTGATGGGGCACGAGATCGCCCACGCCATCGCCCGCCACGGCGACGAGCGGATGAGCCAGGGCATGCTGCAGCAGTTCGGCGGCTTGGCGCTCTCCACCTACCTGGAGCAGAAGCCGGCGGAGACCCAGCAATTGTGGATGACGGCCTACGGCCTGGGTTCCACCCTGGGAGTGATGCTGCCTTACAGCCGCACCCACGAGAGCGAGGCCGACCGCATGGGCCTCATCTTCATGGCGATGGCCGGCTACAACCCGGAGGCGGCGGTGGGCTTCTGGCAGCGCATGTCGGCGGGCAAGGGGGGGGAGCCGCCGGAATTCCTCAGCACCCATCCCTCGGATGCCGCGCGCATCGCCAAGCTAAGGAAGCTGATGCCCGAGGCGAGGAGGAATTACCGGCCGCGGCCGTAG
- a CDS encoding VOC family protein has product MSLRFAEIQSFVSDLARARAFYEGVLGLPVRQGGEGWLALDCGVELILMAGASPAPHQANYGRERATVLCLACGDIEAETARLRVAGVRFLTEILTVPQGRYAALEDPDGNLLELVQPREKA; this is encoded by the coding sequence ATGAGCCTGCGCTTCGCCGAGATCCAGAGCTTCGTCTCCGACCTGGCCCGGGCCCGCGCCTTCTACGAGGGCGTGCTGGGCCTGCCGGTGAGGCAGGGCGGCGAGGGCTGGCTGGCCCTGGACTGCGGCGTGGAGCTGATCCTGATGGCCGGGGCGTCCCCCGCCCCGCACCAGGCGAATTACGGCCGCGAACGCGCCACGGTTCTCTGCCTGGCCTGCGGCGACATCGAGGCGGAGACGGCGCGGCTGAGGGTGGCCGGCGTGCGCTTCCTGACGGAGATCCTCACGGTGCCCCAGGGACGCTACGCCGCGCTCGAGGATCCGGACGGCAACCTGCTTGAGCTGGTCCAGCCGCGGGAGAAAGCATGA
- a CDS encoding M48 family metalloprotease produces the protein MNFHHAQDLARRNTGWLVLLFGLAVAGIMAAAVAAVLLALKGTRTWSGQILSGQEPGLALAVALAVLTVIVLGSLLKLRQLAGGGRTVAEGLGGRRVHPSSQDPQLRKLLNVVEEMALAAGIPVPAVFLLDEPAINAFAAGWTPADAVIGVTRGAVESLSRDELQGVVAHEISHITGGDMARNLHLAGTLHGILLLGLTGEFVLRHLRGVRLGGTRGRGGVGSVGAALGLAALALLAVGYIGSFFGNLIKALISRQREFHADAAAVQYTRHPAGLAGALKRIGGAPQGSLLRTPNASEFSHAYFSLGVKASLRNPLATHPPLAERVRRLDPDWDGRWQEPLPRARNPAPLPAAAGRPAAAAPVRRLLSVSAALEALDQAGQADTRSLGYARGLLGRLPPDLAGESQDPLGAQALLLALAADATPEARQRQLVLVRALGAGGLADLADKLVPPMQALAPELRLPLVDLALATLHGLSRPQALLFRQALLELIEADQAISLREWLLQRLVLHHLDGAHGLGRRPPAHRGNLVQAAPSARLLLTALARLEHEDEEGAARAFAAGCREAALPEEGALPPPPGDGRELEAAMEELGALPRPDRIRLMRGAMACGALDNQLTPDGLFLIRILARGLDLPMPLLVPRKEREAGA, from the coding sequence ATGAACTTCCACCACGCCCAGGATCTCGCCCGGCGCAACACGGGCTGGCTGGTGCTGCTCTTCGGGCTGGCCGTGGCGGGCATCATGGCGGCGGCCGTCGCCGCGGTCCTGCTCGCCCTCAAGGGGACCCGCACTTGGTCGGGGCAAATCCTCAGCGGCCAGGAGCCGGGCCTCGCCCTGGCCGTGGCCTTGGCCGTGCTGACCGTGATCGTGTTGGGCAGCCTGCTCAAGCTGAGGCAGCTGGCCGGCGGCGGCCGAACCGTGGCGGAAGGGCTGGGCGGCCGGCGCGTGCACCCCTCCAGCCAGGACCCACAGCTGCGGAAGCTGCTCAACGTGGTCGAGGAGATGGCCCTGGCCGCCGGCATCCCCGTGCCCGCCGTCTTTCTGCTTGACGAGCCGGCGATCAACGCCTTCGCCGCCGGCTGGACTCCCGCCGATGCCGTCATCGGGGTGACGCGCGGTGCCGTGGAATCCTTGTCCCGCGATGAGCTGCAGGGCGTCGTCGCCCACGAGATCAGCCACATCACGGGGGGCGACATGGCGAGGAACCTGCATTTGGCGGGTACCCTGCACGGCATCCTGCTGCTGGGCCTGACCGGCGAGTTCGTCCTGCGCCACCTGCGGGGAGTGCGCCTGGGCGGGACGCGGGGCCGTGGCGGCGTGGGAAGCGTCGGCGCGGCGCTGGGCCTGGCCGCGCTGGCCTTGTTGGCCGTGGGCTACATCGGCTCCTTCTTCGGCAACCTGATCAAGGCGCTCATCAGCCGCCAGCGCGAGTTCCACGCGGACGCTGCCGCCGTGCAATACACGCGCCACCCCGCCGGCCTGGCCGGGGCTCTGAAAAGGATCGGCGGCGCCCCGCAAGGATCCCTCCTGCGAACGCCGAACGCCTCGGAGTTCAGCCACGCCTACTTCAGCCTGGGGGTGAAGGCCTCCCTCCGCAATCCGCTGGCCACGCATCCCCCGCTGGCGGAGCGGGTGCGGCGCCTGGACCCGGACTGGGACGGCCGCTGGCAGGAGCCGCTGCCGCGGGCGCGGAATCCGGCCCCCTTGCCCGCCGCGGCGGGCCGCCCGGCTGCGGCCGCTCCGGTCCGCCGCCTCTTGAGTGTCTCAGCGGCTTTGGAGGCGCTGGATCAGGCCGGCCAGGCGGACACGCGCAGCCTGGGCTATGCCCGTGGCCTGCTGGGCAGACTGCCGCCCGATCTGGCGGGCGAAAGCCAGGACCCCCTGGGCGCCCAGGCACTTCTGCTCGCCCTGGCGGCGGATGCCACGCCGGAGGCCCGCCAACGCCAGCTGGTGCTGGTGCGCGCCCTGGGCGCGGGCGGCTTGGCGGACCTGGCGGACAAGCTGGTCCCGCCCATGCAGGCCCTTGCCCCCGAGCTTAGGTTGCCGCTCGTGGACCTGGCCCTGGCCACACTGCACGGCCTGTCGCGCCCGCAGGCCCTGCTCTTCCGCCAGGCCCTGCTGGAATTGATCGAGGCCGACCAGGCAATCAGTCTGCGGGAGTGGCTTCTGCAGCGGCTCGTGCTCCACCACCTGGACGGCGCCCATGGCTTGGGGCGACGCCCGCCGGCGCACCGGGGGAACCTGGTCCAGGCTGCGCCTTCCGCCCGTCTGCTCTTGACCGCCCTGGCCCGCCTGGAGCATGAGGATGAGGAGGGAGCGGCCCGCGCCTTCGCCGCCGGCTGCCGCGAGGCCGCCTTGCCTGAAGAGGGCGCCCTGCCCCCGCCCCCGGGGGATGGTCGCGAACTGGAGGCGGCCATGGAGGAACTGGGCGCCCTGCCCCGGCCCGACCGCATCCGGTTGATGCGCGGGGCCATGGCCTGCGGCGCGCTGGACAACCAGCTGACCCCGGACGGCCTCTTCCTGATCCGGATCCTGGCCCGTGGACTGGACCTGCCCATGCCCTTGCTCGTCCCCCGGAAGGAACGGGAGGCGGGAGCATGA
- a CDS encoding LemA family protein: protein MLGIVIVLALLGVLFLYVIGIYNRLVLLRNRYQNAFAQIEVQLKRRYDLIPNLVETAKGYISHERETLEAVIAARNTALAMLEAAKAQPGAGAAMAGLGRAEGGLSDALGRLSVVMEAYPDLKANTTMMQLSEELTSTENRVAFARQAYNDQVTDYNSTRQSFPTTLFAPVFGHPVDASLLEFADSAQFQAAPKVSF, encoded by the coding sequence ATGCTGGGAATCGTCATTGTGCTGGCGCTGCTGGGTGTCCTCTTCCTCTACGTGATCGGCATCTACAACCGCCTGGTGCTCCTGCGCAACCGCTACCAGAACGCCTTCGCCCAGATCGAGGTGCAGCTCAAGCGCCGCTACGACCTCATCCCCAACCTGGTGGAGACGGCCAAGGGCTACATCTCGCATGAACGGGAGACCCTGGAGGCGGTGATCGCCGCGCGCAACACGGCGCTGGCCATGCTTGAGGCGGCCAAGGCCCAACCAGGCGCCGGGGCGGCCATGGCCGGGCTCGGCCGCGCGGAGGGCGGGCTCTCCGATGCCCTGGGCCGCTTGAGCGTCGTGATGGAGGCCTACCCGGACCTCAAGGCCAACACCACCATGATGCAGCTCAGCGAGGAGCTGACCAGCACGGAAAACAGGGTCGCCTTCGCCCGCCAGGCCTACAACGACCAGGTGACGGACTACAACAGCACGCGCCAATCCTTTCCGACCACCCTGTTCGCGCCGGTCTTCGGCCACCCCGTCGACGCCTCCCTGCTGGAGTTCGCCGACAGCGCGCAGTTCCAGGCGGCGCCCAAGGTGAGTTTCTGA
- a CDS encoding MFS transporter, with translation MLRLSAWRDFAPIPRLAIVGRALRHRNYRLFFLGQGVSLVGTWMQRVALAWLVYRLTDSAFLLGLLSFAGNLPTFLIAPLAGAIADRVDKHRLLFATQVMSMLQALLLAALVLGGWIQLWHVVALSVLMAAINGFDMPVRHALLVELVDDRRDLGNAIALNSSMFNGARLLGPSLAGLLIALAGEGVCFLANGLSYVAVLACLLMMRLPARDEARARERRRGLREGLGESWRYVMGNPPLWAILLLLMVFNFVGMTYTVLLPVFARDILGGGPDTLGFLMGGVGVGALGGAFHLASRRSVLGLGRLIVISAGIFCLALVAFALSTSVWLSLLLMLPIGFGQMIQMAGSNTLLQTLVEDEQRGRVMSFYTMSFMGSFPVGALLLGWLADVWSAPWALACGALVYAACAALALPRMPRLRQMAHAVYVRRGLLPGQECA, from the coding sequence ATGCTCCGCCTCTCCGCCTGGCGCGATTTCGCGCCCATCCCCCGTCTGGCCATCGTGGGGCGCGCCCTGCGTCACCGCAACTACCGGCTCTTCTTCCTGGGACAAGGCGTGTCGCTGGTGGGGACCTGGATGCAGCGGGTGGCGCTGGCCTGGCTGGTCTACCGCCTGACCGACTCGGCCTTCCTGCTGGGCCTGCTGAGTTTCGCCGGCAACCTGCCCACCTTCCTCATCGCGCCGCTGGCCGGCGCCATCGCCGACCGGGTGGACAAGCACCGTCTGCTCTTCGCCACCCAAGTGATGTCCATGCTGCAGGCCCTGCTGCTGGCGGCGCTGGTGCTGGGCGGCTGGATCCAGCTCTGGCACGTCGTCGCCTTGAGCGTGCTGATGGCCGCCATCAACGGATTCGACATGCCCGTGCGCCATGCCCTCCTGGTGGAGCTGGTGGACGACCGCCGGGATCTGGGAAATGCCATCGCCCTCAACTCCTCCATGTTCAACGGCGCCCGCCTGCTGGGACCCTCCCTGGCCGGCCTGCTCATCGCGCTGGCCGGTGAGGGGGTCTGTTTCCTGGCCAACGGCCTGAGCTATGTGGCCGTGCTGGCCTGCCTGCTGATGATGCGACTCCCCGCCCGGGACGAGGCCCGTGCCCGGGAGCGGCGGCGCGGCTTGCGGGAGGGCCTGGGCGAGAGCTGGCGCTATGTCATGGGTAATCCCCCGCTCTGGGCCATCCTGCTCCTGCTGATGGTCTTCAACTTCGTCGGCATGACCTACACCGTGCTGCTCCCCGTCTTCGCCCGCGACATCCTGGGCGGCGGCCCGGACACGCTGGGCTTCCTCATGGGCGGCGTGGGCGTGGGCGCCCTCGGCGGAGCTTTTCATCTGGCCTCGCGCCGCAGCGTCCTGGGTCTCGGCCGACTCATCGTCATCTCGGCGGGCATCTTCTGCCTGGCCCTGGTCGCCTTCGCCCTCTCCACCTCGGTCTGGCTCTCCCTGCTGCTCATGCTGCCCATCGGATTCGGGCAGATGATCCAGATGGCCGGCAGCAACACACTGTTGCAGACCCTGGTGGAGGACGAGCAGCGCGGCCGCGTGATGAGCTTCTACACCATGTCCTTCATGGGCAGCTTCCCCGTGGGGGCCTTGTTGTTGGGCTGGCTGGCGGATGTCTGGAGCGCCCCCTGGGCCCTGGCCTGCGGCGCCCTGGTCTACGCCGCCTGTGCCGCGTTGGCGCTGCCGCGCATGCCGCGACTGCGGCAGATGGCCCACGCCGTCTACGTCCGCCGCGGCCTGTTGCCAGGCCAGGAGTGCGCCTGA
- a CDS encoding pyridoxamine 5'-phosphate oxidase family protein codes for MQRPLRRRDKAMDSRAGLDEVLHGAELLHLAMAVDQEPYLVPLSFGYDGRRLFFHTAREGRKLEMLARNPRVCFAAHCDLRLLTHPDRACSWSFAYRSVIGTGLVRELRSHDERRAALDEIMRHYGGQGAWDYQPASLERTRVWAIEIESLSGKQSDDKDAA; via the coding sequence ATGCAACGGCCCCTGCGCCGGCGGGACAAGGCCATGGACTCGCGGGCCGGCCTGGATGAGGTGCTCCACGGCGCGGAGCTGCTGCACCTGGCCATGGCGGTGGATCAGGAGCCTTACCTGGTGCCGCTTTCCTTCGGTTATGACGGCCGCCGCCTCTTCTTCCACACGGCGCGGGAGGGCCGCAAACTGGAGATGCTGGCCAGGAACCCCCGCGTCTGTTTCGCGGCCCACTGCGACCTGCGCCTGCTGACGCATCCGGACAGGGCCTGCTCCTGGAGCTTCGCCTACCGCTCGGTGATCGGCACCGGCCTCGTGCGGGAGTTGCGCAGCCACGACGAGCGGCGCGCCGCCCTGGACGAAATCATGCGCCACTATGGCGGCCAGGGCGCCTGGGACTACCAGCCGGCCAGCCTGGAGCGGACGCGGGTGTGGGCCATCGAGATCGAGTCCCTGAGCGGCAAGCAGTCGGACGACAAGGATGCGGCCTGA
- a CDS encoding RNA-binding protein, protein MSKKLYVGNLNFTMGSQDLEELFGAYGQVTSATVIMDRDTNRSKGFGFVEMANDGEAATAIAELNGKEINGRALTVNEARPREEGSRPRGGGGFGGGGGGRGGFGGGGGNRSGGGGGGYGGGGNRRF, encoded by the coding sequence ATGAGCAAGAAGTTGTACGTCGGCAACTTGAACTTCACCATGGGCAGCCAGGACCTCGAGGAGCTGTTCGGAGCCTACGGCCAGGTCACGTCGGCCACGGTCATCATGGATCGCGACACGAATCGCTCCAAAGGCTTCGGCTTCGTGGAGATGGCCAATGACGGCGAGGCGGCCACGGCCATCGCCGAATTGAACGGCAAGGAGATCAACGGTCGCGCCCTCACCGTCAACGAGGCCCGTCCGCGCGAGGAGGGCAGCCGGCCCCGCGGCGGCGGCGGTTTCGGCGGGGGCGGGGGCGGTCGCGGCGGCTTCGGCGGCGGCGGCGGCAATCGCAGCGGCGGCGGTGGTGGCGGCTACGGAGGCGGCGGCAACCGTCGTTTCTAG